GACCGGCGGCAATCCCTATTTCGTTTCGGAGATCGTCAACGCGCGAAGCGAAACGATTCCCCATTCCATCAGAGAGGTCGTGCTGGCCCGGGCAGCGCGGCTCGACCAGGAAAGCCGCGTGGTGGTCGATCTGGCCGCAATGGTCGGTCCGGTCGTCGACGCTCGGCTCCTGCAGACGATCTGCCAACGAGACATCGCTCCCGATCTGGAACGAGGCATGCATGTGGGCCTGCTGCGTTCCACCTCGGACGGAATCATCTTCCGGCACGCCCTCACACGCGACGTGATCCTTCAGGAGATTTCGGCAGTACGGCAGGTCAGCTTCGCTCAGCGGATCCTGGAAACACTGGAAGCCGATCCGGCACGAGCGTCGAACGTGGCGCTGCTCGCCCACTTTGCGGAACTCGCGGATGATGCAGAAGCCGTGCGCCGGTATGCCATCGCGGCCGCGCGCGCTTCGGCAGAACGAGGCGCGCATCGACAGGCGGTCCTGCAATACGACCGAGCGCTGCGTTTCAGTCAAGGGATGGACGATGCGGAAGTTGCCTCCCTGCTGGAAGCACGCTCATTCGAGTTGCACGTCACCAGTCAGAATGATCGAGCGATCGAGGACATTTCGCGGGCCATCGAGATCCGATCCAGAAGCGGAGACGCTCGCCTGCTCGGCGACGACCTTCGCCGGCGAAGCCGCTATCACTGGATTGCAGCCCGTGGCGACGAAGCGGAAGCAGATGCGTTGGCCGCGCTGGGTGCGCTCGACACCGGGGCAGACTCCGTCGAGTTGGCGATGGCCTACAGCAACCTCGCCCAACTCCGGATGTTGTCCCAATCGTCGGCAGATGCCGTCGAGTTGGGACAGCGCGCGATCGAGATGGCTCGCCATCTCGATGCTCCGCATGTGGTGGTGCACGCCATGACGAATGTCGGCACTGCCCTGATGCAAATGGATGGACCTGGGCTCGAGCTGCTCGAAGAAGCTGCGCGCGAGGCTGCGCGCCTGGGACTGCACGACGACGTCAGCAGGTCGTATACCAATCGCGCCTTCCTCTTGCTGCAGCACCTCGACCTGGAGCGCACGAAAACGCTTGCGCTCGAAGGCATTGCATACACCGACGAGCACGACATCCTCTCTCTGAATCAGTATCTCCGGGCCCTGCATGCGACGGCGCTCATCGAATCCGGCTCCTACGATGCCGCCGAATCGACCCTGGTGCAGCTTTTGGCCATGCCGCTCTTGCTCGCGCCCACCCGCATCGTGACGTTGACCGGTCTTGGGCTCCTCGGAATGCGCCAGGGTGAGAATGTGGATGCAGTTTTGGACGAGGCGCTCGAGTTGGCTCAACAGGCAAATGAGGCGCAGCGGCTCGGGCCGGTCCGTGCCGCCCGGGCCGAAGCGGCCTGGCTGGCCGGAAACCCTGAGACAGCGCTCCACGAGGCGCAACGCGGGATCGACGTCGTTGCTCCGACAGGGGATCGATGGTTGGGCGGCCTTCTCGGTGCGTGGATAGCTCGCGTGGGCGGTGATGTTCGCACGGACATCCCGATGACCGATCCGTTTCGACTCGAAACCGAGGGCAAGTATCTCGAGGCAGCCGACCTTTGGCATGCGCTTGGCCATCCGGTCCAGGAAGCGAGGGCACGCGCCGCAACTGGAGACGTCGACCAGCTTCGGTCGGCTCTGCAAATGCTCCAGTC
The nucleotide sequence above comes from Thermomicrobiales bacterium. Encoded proteins:
- a CDS encoding LuxR C-terminal-related transcriptional regulator; the protein is DELSRLFACASAGAGQVVLLGGEAGSGKTSLVTALVDSLPATVTVRSVSCDAAGILGPLGPVFDIADSFGPQVAAVVEHDTSVDRITRAILGELRGESEANILVAEDVHWADQATLDLLRFLARRLDRTHTLLIATFRDDSLGPGHELRLLLGELTNQANVARISLPPLSLAAVSVMAERSGLDPRAVYDLTGGNPYFVSEIVNARSETIPHSIREVVLARAARLDQESRVVVDLAAMVGPVVDARLLQTICQRDIAPDLERGMHVGLLRSTSDGIIFRHALTRDVILQEISAVRQVSFAQRILETLEADPARASNVALLAHFAELADDAEAVRRYAIAAARASAERGAHRQAVLQYDRALRFSQGMDDAEVASLLEARSFELHVTSQNDRAIEDISRAIEIRSRSGDARLLGDDLRRRSRYHWIAARGDEAEADALAALGALDTGADSVELAMAYSNLAQLRMLSQSSADAVELGQRAIEMARHLDAPHVVVHAMTNVGTALMQMDGPGLELLEEAAREAARLGLHDDVSRSYTNRAFLLLQHLDLERTKTLALEGIAYTDEHDILSLNQYLRALHATALIESGSYDAAESTLVQLLAMPLLLAPTRIVTLTGLGLLGMRQGENVDAVLDEALELAQQANEAQRLGPVRAARAEAAWLAGNPETALHEAQRGIDVVAPTGDRWLGGLLGAWIARVGGDVRTDIPMTDPFRLETEGKYLEAADLWHALGHPVQEARARAATGDVDQLRSALQMLQSIDARADAARVSKQLRQSGVSSVPKGPRERTRENPAQLTDREMDVLRLLATGKTNREIGEALFISPRTCGHHVSAILAKLGVQSRSDAVTAARSLGFEK